TGCGATTCCCCCCCTCGCCGTCCCCCACCCTGCAACCCCTCTGGCCGGCGGCTGAGCAAACAGCCTCATTGTACCGAAGCTGCTGAGCCATCGCAGCCCCAAAATCGTCCCAAAAATAGCAGGAGCCGTGTTGAcaaaagccttttgaaaaagcagagccCCCCTGGCCGGCCGCCCCGGCCGCAGCATCCCTGCGTCAGCGTTTCCCTCCCGCGGCCCCCGCTAGAAAGTGCCAGGCCTGACCCGCCCCCCGCTTCGAAAcccagtgttttggaaaaaaaaaaaaaaaaaaaaaagaaaaagaaaaaaaaaaggggcttgattaatttaatttgcctCATTTCGCTACCCTGCTCCTCCAACTaatatggtttattttaagaaaagccCAGAGAAGCACGTGTCCCCCTTCCAGCTGTTTGCAGCTGCATCGCCACCACTGGAAACTCCACAAACCCGGGCAGCAAACCCCACAAAAATTAAAGACgtggattttttcccctcttccctattttttcccttcttgatTTCCCCTACAGTATCCAGGCTTATGGATCACAATCCGGGGAAAAGCCCGGTGCCAAAGCGGCCGGTCAGGTTGCGGTGCCTCCCCgggctgctctccccagcccaaCCTCCAGCTCAGGTGTGTGCCAAAACCCTCCACTTTCCACGTTGCTCTCTCCccaattccttctctttttatCCCTCGACTCGGTGCCGAGGATGCCGCCCTTACCCGTGCACCTGGTGCCGCGCCGGCGATGGCTCTTCCCGTCTGTGCCCGCCGGGCTGGACTCACATCGGACTTTTCCCGGTGGATAAAGCTTCGATAAGCGGAGCCAACGTCACTCGTATCCCCCTCCTGCGCGGGGAGGGATGAATGGGCTTCAACGGGCCGGATAATGCAGCGTCGGTGGCTTCGGGGAGAAAGCAAAGCGTGGCTGGGGATAACCTTGGGGATGCAGAGAGCTCGGTCTCGAGGAGGTGAAAAAACCTGAATATATCAGGTTTAAAAACGCGACGGGTTTAAAACAAGGCTAAGCAATGCAGAGGTTTTCTTCTAGAGGTGAGTTTTACCTTCTGGAAGGGAAATATCCAGAGGATGGAGCCCACCAAGCATGGCGCATGGGGATGAATAGTCTCTAAGGGCTGGATAAACCCTACAACAGCCCCCCAAAATCCTCCAGCAATTTAGTTGTGAGTCTCCAAaactgcagggcaggagcatTTCTCCTCGGGAAACTTCTCCGCCAGGATTCAGGCAGGTTTTTGTCTTCTCCCTCGTCACTCCCAGACTACGCTGAGCCCACTTCAGTAGCATTTCTATCCGCAAAGtgctttattttgaataaaCCAGGCTCTAACTCGGGGGTTTTCATTCTGTATTAAGTTGctacatattttgttttcttgttaatCAACAAAGCAATGCCACAGTCATccttcaaatacataaaaagcttttctcGCTGTACAATACTTTCCCTAACACATGTTAAAGGTGGAAAAGGtaccattaaaattaaaaaaaattacaaagacacATTGCAAAAACGCAAGGGAGGGAGAAAGTAAGAGTTTTAGTTCATGTCGAGGTATAAAATTGATATTGCTGGTTTAGCCTGGGAGGAAAGAGGTTTTTCCACGTGCGATGGTGGTAACAGAGCCAGTCCAGGTCCCGGTTTCACCGGGATGATGTGCCAGCACCACTGCAAAAACAATATGCAAAATAAACCCCTCTTTATTtctgcctccccctcctcttgcctcccctgccccaccccTTTCCGTACAGCATCCCTTGAGAGATGCTCAGCACCGTCAACTATTCCTGTGAGCACTATTTGGCAAGTTACAGCTACCAGAGAGGTTTGACAtcgtggtttgtttttttgttttaaaaatccctaaaaTTAGTGCAAATTAGaaatgggggaaggagggactTATGCGACCAGATGCAGGTTAAGGGAACACGCCGGAAAAATGCGATTTACTCTTTTGCTGTAAATCCAACCATCAGTCCCCAGGTTTGCTTTTGGCAgcaaaagtgttaaaaaaaccccaattctCAGCTGACCCTTCTGATTTACAAAAGCTCCCCGTCACCTGTGAATTATTGCAAGAgaaatgtgcttttttgttgttttttttaaaaagaggaattaTTTGTGCTCTCTTGCCACCAAGCAGCGGGTCCTCTGCTGGGAGCCACGTGCGGGCACTGCTGAAGTGAGCATCTTCAAACTGAGCCCAAAGTTCTTCCTCTCCAACGCTTGCAGCCCTCGCCCTGCtcatggatttcttttttttttttttttaacctgttatTTCCAGGGATTTGAGGTTTTGGCTGAAGCTGCCACTGGCCAGAGCCTTGCTGGGAAAAACCCCATTTGCCGAGGAGGAATCCCCCGAGGATGCTGCGCAGATGAAGGTGCGGGAGGATGGGTTGGCTCAGCGCCGCAGCGATCCGGGCGGATACTGGGAGTGCTCCGGGAAAGACGGAGGTTTGGGATTCGGTACAGTACGTCCTGTGGGCAAAAGGCTCTTCGTGTGATGCAACTCGGAGCCAGGGCCCTGGTGAAGCGTTTCACATCGCCGTCGGACCTTCAGAAATCTCCTCCAGCCTTTGCTCAATCATCAGCCGGAGGATGGAATATCTGGAGAGGTGGAGGACAAGGAAAAGAGGATTTTTGCAGCATCAAGCTGGGTTTTTAACCCAAATTACCACAAAACCCCTGGAATAATGGAAAACCCAATGGCTTATGCATGCCTTAAGGATGCAAGGCTGTGCAAATGAATTTTTTGGCACCAAAAGAACCCCCTGACAATGTCCTTAACTCTCAGCATCTCCCCTCGATGCCACCGAGCCTGGCGTACTTGCGCATTAGCTTCTTCACTTCAcgatcctcctcttcctccagcttctgGATGAAGCTCCTGAGGACGGGCATCTCGAATTTGATGTACTGAGCAACCTGggtgggaaagaaatgccaaGCTGGGTGATGAAGAAGGTGATGCACCGACGCCACGAGGCTGAAGGTGACCTCTCAGCATCCTCTCCCCAGATTTAACCAGGGAAATAAAGGACCGCTCCACCTCCCCCCGATTTTTGCAACAAaccctgaaagaaaacatgtttcctCTGCACGCCAGGAACTTCAGCTTGTGCtaattattggaaaaaaaaatccacctaaGGTTTATTTTACCCACTGGCTGCAAGACTTGGCTCCTTCATATGGAGAAACCTGTGCATCCCCAACGTATCACTGAGTGCTGTTTAAGCCCAACCGTACCCGGAAAGCACCTCATTTGTGCTCTGATTTAAGAGCAAAGCAGTGCTGGGGCGGGAGGGAACCTGCAGATGGCACAAACGAGCCGTTTCTCACTCGCAGCCCTTTCTccggctggaaaaaaaatatcaattcCACCAACAGCTGCGCAGCGATTGCTCTTCTGCGATCAGATTTGGGATGGCAAAATAGGGCTGGGGCCCTTTGCTCTCACTTGCAGTTTGAAGCTGCTCTTTAAACACAGAACAAGGTTTTTCCCATGAAACGGGGAGTTTTCACggggagaaaagcaaagcaattccTGCATCCCCAGCGTGAAGACATCCCCCCGCCAGGTTTTCCACCCCTGGCTGCACCCTGCGCCCATCCAAAAGTGATGAACATCCCGTGCCGGCAAACTTACGTCGTAGGTGACTTCCTCCACCTGGTCCTTCTCCATGAGGAAGACCTTGGAGACCTGCTCGCAGGGGCCTTGCAGGATGCGGGCGATCAGGGGGTAATCGCTGGCTCGcagcttctgcttctctgcaaCGCCAAAAGCACCGGCGTTGGGCCCAGCGGATAACGGGGCTTTGCTGCGGCCGACCCGCCGGCTGTGCcagggagggtttggggttttttgcagaCTCACCTCCGCTGGTGTGGACGATGTACAGCGCAAACTCCTCCGCCGAGTTTTCAATCTGAACGGAGACACAAATCACTATTAAAGGTCCACGTTTCTACCCTTGGCTTTcccagcaattaaaaaaaaaaaaaaaaaaaaaaaatcccattatttCGCTCCACCGTTCCATTTTGTATCCACGGGATATAAATTCCTCGTGCAGAGCAACCCAGGAGCTTGTGGGGGGGATATCTCACATACCTTGAATTTATTGAGCAGCAGTTTGAGGACCTGGGGGGTCGTCATCGTGCTGTTTATCCGGACGTTGGTGATGGAGCCGTACGCCGGCGTGAACACGGACGTCTACGGGGCGCAAAGTCCATTTAAACCTCCCCCCGGCCTGGATTTCCCCACCGATCTGTCGGGAGAGGTTCTGGGGAGCCGGCGAGGTTCGGGGCTCACCTTGTGGTTGTAGAAGTGCCCGTTGATGGAGAAGCGGTGACGGCGGATGCGCCGCTGCTCGCTGGGGGTGCGGGCGCTGCCCCGGCGTCGCACGCCCACGTCGCTCCGTGTCCGCATCAGCTGCGGCGTCTCCTCCGGCTGCGATTTggtggctggaaaaaaaacccaaacagtggGAGGACAGGGCTGAGGACCGAGGGCAAGCGAGAATCCCCCCGGGTCCTAccccagcatctccctgctGCAAATTGGCTGCTGGGAGTCGTCCTCCCCCCTCAGGTGCACAAGTCCCCATCCCAGAAATACAGCCCTACAAACTTCCCAGGACAGATTTAACCCGCTATTTTAAACCACGGCAGCTACTGGTTTATTCTCTCCCAGCTCCTGGAGGAGGCTATTAATTCAGAATTAACTGCATAAATCCAGGCTGCTACCTTGATAAAGCCTCTTCTCCTGGGGACTCGAGCATCTTTACTCgcttttttataatttaacttttttttttttgtcctcctttCCTTTAATGAGAACAGGCAAACGAGGCCAGCGCTTCAGATCTCTGCGTGAAAACTGGCCTGGGTCCAGATTATTATAAACTAGCTCTTCATCCATTTTTAATGAACCTCTCGGGCTTGAGCTTGGATGTTTTAATTCAAAGCATGtctgcagcaagaaaaatctCTGGTGCGCGCCGTTCCAGATGCACGCCACGGGCCACGGTGACTAAGCACTCACGAGGAGCCGTGCACGCACGTTATGGACTGATTTTTATAGGCTttaggagaaaaatataataaaagacTCTTTCTTATGCGCTGGCAGAGGATTAATGTCATATGGCTGGCTGAAATcgctgctgggttttttctaTGGTGCAATGCGTTGTGGATATCGCCCGGGCAAGCTTTAATtagggagggggggaaataaagCGTCATGCGCAGGGAGATCAAAAAGCAAAAGGGGAAAAGCTGAAGGATCAAGGATGGGGCAAAGGGTTTCATGGATCAATGAGCTTTACAAGTGCTGAGCTCTTCCCCGAGCTGGGAAATGGATGAGCACCCCAAAGCCAAAAGGATTAGCTGGTTCTTCTCTGCCTTTGGGTTGTGTTTCCATAAAAAtacttccccccccaaaaaaaaaaaaaaaaaaaaaagcaagccaggaATATCTGAAAAGTGCCCCAACCAAATGAGAAAACCACTTAAAGCAGGTTTTTCCAGTGGGAATTGCTGGTGGGACAGTTTGTGTCCCATTCATCGCTGCCTCATGCTCAAAACAAGGGGTTAACGAAGTGCAGGGCAGACAAGCTCTTCCCCCTctatacagaagaaaaaccagggaggggaaaaaaaaaaaaactttgcacAAATGTTGACTTCCCCATGGTAACGGCACTTCCCAACGGTGCCTATTCTTCTTCCCTAAAAGCAGAGCTGCCGGGAAAGGGAAGCGCCGACATCCTTTTCCCTGTGATCCCACGAGGCTCTTTGCTCCATCCCCCGTATTTCTTTCCAAGTTCCTCTTACCACATCCCAGTGTGGCCCTTTTCCCAAGCAAAAACCTTTTAGGAAGGGTTTTGGGCCATCGGGGCTAAGACTTTCATGCtgcaattaaataaattaacCAGAGGCGCTTTGGAAATGGCTTAAAGGAACGTGGAGCAAGATGGAGACACCAacttctagagaaaaaaatgcctggtttatatttttctcaaaGCAAAATGGAGTATAAGGCAGCTGCTCCCAACTGCCTGGCCAAATCCAACCGGATCCAAGCCCGGCTCACCTGCGCAGCTCCCAGGAGCCTCTGCGTTTGGCACGGCCTCCGCATCCGTAACCTGGATGTCCGGCAAGGTGCTGGGCTTCAGCACGGACCTggcaataaaaaacaaaacaaaacaaaacaaaacaaaataaaataaaataaaataaaaaaagatgggtGCCCTGTtagccagcagctgcagagggaacAAGCACCAGGATAATTTCCCCTCCGAGCCCCCATGCTGCTATTTCCAGGATGGGATGCAGCCCATTCTCCCTGCAGATTTGGCAGATAACCAGCCCTGCAGGGTCACAGCACAGGCTAGTCGCAATATAAATCTTGAATCCCATCTTGTCCCGCTCCCAAAAAACCCCTTTGGAGGGTCTTATCCCAGCTGCCCTCTTCCCAGGAAGGGATGCTGAAGCCTGCAACCGCCTTTTTGCAAGCACCAGCACACCAATGCACAAGCAAAGCTGAACCtgccccctttttcccccctttgcaGACAGCTAAAAAACCCATGCAAAACCAGGCAGAC
This Buteo buteo chromosome 12, bButBut1.hap1.1, whole genome shotgun sequence DNA region includes the following protein-coding sequences:
- the RASSF2 gene encoding ras association domain-containing protein 2 isoform X2; translated protein: MDYGGCEYLVPCGKDKYISKNELLLHLKTYNIYYEGQNLQLRHREEEGELIVEGLLNISWGLRRPIRLQMQDDNQRIRPPPSSSSWHSGCNLGAHGSVLKPSTLPDIQVTDAEAVPNAEAPGSCAATKSQPEETPQLMRTRSDVGVRRRGSARTPSEQRRIRRHRFSINGHFYNHKTSVFTPAYGSITNVRINSTMTTPQVLKLLLNKFKIENSAEEFALYIVHTSGEKQKLRASDYPLIARILQGPCEQVSKVFLMEKDQVEEVTYDVAQYIKFEMPVLRSFIQKLEEEEDREVKKLMRKYSILRLMIEQRLEEISEGPTAM
- the RASSF2 gene encoding ras association domain-containing protein 2 isoform X1; the encoded protein is MDYGGCEYLVPCGKDKYISKNELLLHLKTYNIYYEGQNLQLRHREFVIRISRCPSLAQEEGELIVEGLLNISWGLRRPIRLQMQDDNQRIRPPPSSSSWHSGCNLGAHGSVLKPSTLPDIQVTDAEAVPNAEAPGSCAATKSQPEETPQLMRTRSDVGVRRRGSARTPSEQRRIRRHRFSINGHFYNHKTSVFTPAYGSITNVRINSTMTTPQVLKLLLNKFKIENSAEEFALYIVHTSGEKQKLRASDYPLIARILQGPCEQVSKVFLMEKDQVEEVTYDVAQYIKFEMPVLRSFIQKLEEEEDREVKKLMRKYSILRLMIEQRLEEISEGPTAM